One window of the Chelonoidis abingdonii isolate Lonesome George chromosome 3, CheloAbing_2.0, whole genome shotgun sequence genome contains the following:
- the MTRES1 gene encoding mitochondrial transcription rescue factor 1 — translation MTGFRLPITAFRKLNVWLGVWEKFPSNKLCVSWRRHIYPIHQSSIINYRNHISPVIHDVFLRPPSQCISVPCVRLKSDKSSRKKKQTLQEEEEEEEERSDSEDEFENDPNIVKDYKDLDKVVQSFRYDIIMKSGLDIARNKVEDAFYNGELRLNGEKLWKKSRTVKVGDTLDLIVGEDKETETAVVMRVVLKKASEKTESEKYKVVLRRWKNLKVPKQDVFK, via the exons ATGACTGGTTTCAGACTGCCCATCACTGCCTTTAGAAAACTAAATGTCTGGCTTGGAGTCTGGGAGAAATTTCCCTCTAATAAACTCTGCGTGTCCTGGAGGAGACATATATACCCTATCCACCAATCCAGTATAATAAACTACAGAAATCACATTTCTCCTGTGATACATGATGTATTTTTAAGACCGCCTTCACAATGTATTTCAGTGCCTTGTGTACGACTTAAAAGTGACAAAAGttctagaaagaaaaaacaaaccctgcaagaggaggaggaggaggaagaagagagaagtgATTCAGAAGATGAATTTGAAAATGACCCCAATATAGTGAAAGATTACAAGGATCTTGACAAAGTAGTCCAGTCTTTTCGTTATGATATAATAATGAAATCTGGTCTAGATATTGCAAGAAA caaagTGGAAGATGCATTCTATAATGGTGAACTCAGGCTGAATGGAGAAAAATTGTGGAAGAAAAGCAGAACt GTGAAAGTTGGTGACACACTGGATCTCATAGTAGGGGAGGATAAAGAAACAGAAACTGCTGTAGTTATGcgagttgttttaaaaaaagcatcagAAAAGACTGAAAGTGAAAAATACAAAGTGGTTTTGCGGCGCTGGAAAAATTTAAAAGTGCCCAAGCAGGATGTATTTAAGTGA